One Mixta gaviniae genomic window carries:
- the ybfE gene encoding LexA regulated protein, translating into MAKEHTDRTTLDLFADERRPGRPKTSPLSRDEQLRINKRNQLKRDKVRGLRRVELKMNSEAVDALNAMAAERGVSRSELIEEMILAQLKAL; encoded by the coding sequence ATGGCAAAAGAACACACGGACCGGACCACGCTCGATCTGTTCGCAGATGAACGTCGCCCGGGACGCCCGAAAACCAGTCCGCTGTCGCGTGATGAACAACTCCGTATCAACAAACGCAATCAGTTGAAACGTGACAAAGTACGCGGACTGCGGCGCGTTGAACTGAAGATGAACAGCGAAGCGGTCGACGCGCTTAATGCGATGGCCGCCGAGCGCGGCGTAAGCCGCAGCGAGCTGATTGAAGAGATGATCCTCGCCCAGCTAAAGGCGCTTTAA
- the seqA gene encoding replication initiation negative regulator SeqA — translation MKTIEVDEELYRYIASHTQHIGESASDILRRMLKFTAGQRAPAATAVVPTAAPAPAMVASVPQENEASKPAPRPHDRVRAVRELLLSDEYAEQKKAVNRFMLILSTLYGLDPDAFAEATASLQGRTRVYFAGDEHTLLQHGTHTKPKHVPGTPYWVITNTNTGRKCSMVEHIMLAMQFPQELTDKVCGTI, via the coding sequence ATGAAAACGATTGAAGTCGACGAAGAGCTATACCGCTACATTGCCAGCCACACGCAGCATATCGGTGAAAGCGCCTCGGATATTTTACGGCGTATGCTGAAATTTACCGCCGGTCAGCGCGCTCCGGCAGCGACGGCTGTCGTTCCGACCGCCGCCCCGGCTCCAGCAATGGTTGCCAGCGTTCCTCAGGAAAATGAAGCGAGCAAACCGGCTCCCCGTCCACACGATCGGGTGCGCGCCGTGCGCGAGCTGCTACTCTCTGATGAGTACGCCGAGCAGAAAAAAGCGGTGAACCGCTTTATGCTGATTTTGTCGACGCTCTATGGTCTTGATCCCGACGCGTTTGCTGAGGCCACTGCTTCGCTGCAGGGACGCACCCGCGTTTACTTTGCCGGCGACGAACACACACTGTTGCAGCATGGCACCCATACCAAGCCGAAGCACGTGCCCGGCACGCCGTATTGGGTGATCACCAACACTAACACAGGTCGCAAATGCAGCATGGTGGAACACATCATGCTGGCAATGCAGTTCCCGCAGGAACTGACTGATAAGGTTTGCGGCACCATTTAA
- the ybfF gene encoding esterase, whose protein sequence is MNLNTRLQTEQSDADATPVLLIHGLFGSLDNLGVLARGLKADRPLIQVDVRNHGLSPRSDEMSYRAMAQDMLETLDRHGIDKATVIGHSMGGKIAMTMTALAPERLAQLVLIDIAPVDYQTRRHDTIFAAVNAVTKAGVTQRAAAAEVMRASITEEGVIQFLLKSFHDGEWRFNVPALWDNYASISGWETVPSWPGPALFIRGELSPYLDDIHRNALLAQFPQARAHVIAGAGHWVHAEKPDAVLRAVRRFLAL, encoded by the coding sequence ATGAATTTGAATACTCGCCTGCAAACTGAGCAGTCCGATGCGGACGCTACCCCTGTACTGTTGATTCACGGCCTGTTCGGCAGCCTGGATAATCTGGGCGTGCTGGCGCGCGGCTTAAAAGCGGATCGGCCGCTGATTCAGGTTGATGTCCGCAATCACGGGCTGTCGCCGCGTAGCGACGAGATGAGCTACCGGGCAATGGCGCAGGATATGCTGGAGACGCTCGATCGCCACGGCATCGATAAGGCGACGGTCATCGGCCACTCGATGGGCGGCAAAATCGCCATGACCATGACGGCGCTGGCGCCCGAACGCCTCGCACAGCTGGTGCTGATCGATATCGCCCCGGTCGATTATCAGACTCGCCGTCACGACACGATTTTCGCCGCCGTCAACGCGGTGACGAAGGCAGGTGTGACGCAGCGCGCCGCGGCGGCCGAGGTGATGCGCGCGTCTATCACCGAGGAAGGGGTGATTCAGTTTTTACTGAAATCGTTTCATGACGGCGAATGGCGCTTCAACGTCCCTGCCCTGTGGGATAACTACGCCAGCATCTCCGGCTGGGAAACGGTGCCGTCGTGGCCCGGCCCGGCGCTGTTTATCCGCGGCGAGCTTTCGCCCTATCTTGATGATATTCATCGCAATGCGCTGCTGGCGCAGTTTCCGCAGGCGCGCGCGCACGTCATCGCCGGTGCCGGACACTGGGTGCATGCCGAAAAGCCCGATGCGGTGTTGCGCGCGGTACGCCGCTTTTTAGCGCTGTAA
- the kdpE gene encoding two-component system response regulator KdpE, which translates to MTSVLIVEDEKEIRRFLRVALESEALRVYDSDTLQRGLIEAATRKPDLAILDLGLPDGDGLDFIRELRQWSNIPVIVLSARSDEQDKIAALDAGADDFLTKPFGVGELLARVRVALRRQAGQQTPNSAVQFGQVQVDLAAHHILRDGATVHLTPTEFRLLALLLNNPGKVLTQRQLLNHVWGPNAVEHSHYLRIYMGHLRQKLEQDPARPAHLLTETGIGYRFMP; encoded by the coding sequence TTGACCAGCGTACTGATTGTTGAAGATGAAAAAGAGATCCGCCGTTTTCTGCGCGTAGCGCTGGAAAGCGAGGCGCTGCGCGTTTACGACAGCGATACCCTGCAGCGCGGTCTGATTGAAGCTGCGACGCGCAAGCCTGACCTGGCGATCCTCGATCTCGGCCTGCCTGACGGCGACGGTCTCGACTTTATCCGCGAGCTGCGCCAGTGGAGCAATATCCCGGTCATTGTGCTTTCCGCACGCAGCGATGAGCAGGATAAGATCGCGGCGCTGGATGCCGGCGCCGATGACTTTCTCACCAAGCCGTTCGGCGTGGGGGAGCTGCTGGCGCGCGTACGGGTGGCGCTACGTCGTCAGGCCGGCCAGCAGACGCCAAATAGCGCAGTTCAGTTCGGCCAGGTACAGGTCGACCTCGCGGCGCACCATATCCTGCGCGACGGCGCAACGGTTCACCTGACGCCGACCGAGTTTCGCCTGCTGGCACTGCTGCTGAATAACCCCGGCAAGGTGCTGACCCAGCGCCAGCTGCTGAACCACGTCTGGGGACCTAACGCCGTTGAGCATAGCCACTACCTGCGTATTTATATGGGCCATCTGCGGCAAAAGCTGGAGCAGGATCCCGCCCGTCCCGCGCACCTGCTGACCGAAACCGGCATCGGCTATCGCTTTATGCCCTGA
- the mtr gene encoding tryptophan permease, with protein MGTAVSASKIPSVLWGTLIITGTVVGAGMFSLPVVMSGAWFSWSAAMLLLTWLCMLLSGLMFLEASLHYPTGSGFDTLTRDLLGKRWNLINGASIAFVLGILTYAYISASGAILQHTFATLGMPVSARIAGLGFTLLVALFVWLGTAAVSRITLIFLGAKVITFFLLFGGLLGHVKPALLFAAGGEETHYLRYLWMVVPFCLASFGYHGNISGLIGYYQRDGKKVARCLLLGTLAALAIYLVWIVGTMGNIPRADFIAIARRGGNIDALVEALGGLLQNASLSALLTIFSTFAVASSFLGVTLGLFDYLADLLNLDNSATGRLKTTLITFAVPLAAALIWPNGFLLAIGYAGLAATIWAVITPALLAYRARARFPTAQGWRLKGGHFPMVLVLLFAALNIVVSLLSYADLLPVYAR; from the coding sequence ATGGGAACAGCGGTTTCCGCCAGCAAAATCCCTTCTGTACTCTGGGGCACCCTGATTATTACCGGCACCGTGGTCGGCGCCGGCATGTTCTCTCTGCCGGTGGTGATGTCCGGCGCCTGGTTCAGCTGGTCGGCGGCAATGTTACTGCTCACCTGGCTCTGCATGCTGCTTTCCGGCCTGATGTTTCTGGAGGCCAGCCTGCATTATCCTACCGGTTCAGGGTTCGATACCCTGACACGCGATCTGCTGGGTAAGCGCTGGAACCTGATTAACGGCGCCTCGATCGCTTTCGTGCTGGGCATTCTTACCTACGCCTATATTTCAGCCAGTGGCGCGATCCTACAGCATACCTTCGCCACGCTGGGCATGCCGGTATCGGCCAGAATCGCCGGGCTGGGCTTTACGCTGCTGGTGGCGCTGTTCGTCTGGCTGGGCACCGCCGCCGTCAGCCGTATCACGCTGATCTTCCTCGGCGCGAAAGTGATTACTTTCTTTCTGCTGTTCGGCGGCCTGCTCGGGCATGTGAAGCCGGCACTGCTGTTCGCCGCTGGCGGAGAGGAGACGCACTATCTGCGCTATCTCTGGATGGTGGTGCCGTTCTGCCTCGCCTCCTTCGGCTATCACGGTAATATTTCCGGTCTGATCGGCTATTATCAGCGCGACGGCAAAAAGGTGGCGCGCTGTCTGCTGCTGGGCACCCTCGCCGCGCTGGCGATCTATCTGGTATGGATTGTCGGTACCATGGGCAATATTCCCCGCGCCGACTTTATCGCTATCGCCCGGCGCGGCGGCAATATCGATGCGCTGGTAGAGGCGCTGGGCGGCCTGCTGCAAAACGCCTCGCTTAGCGCGCTACTGACCATTTTCTCCACCTTCGCCGTTGCCAGCTCGTTCCTCGGCGTTACGCTGGGGCTGTTCGACTATCTCGCCGATCTGCTGAATCTGGATAACAGTGCCACAGGCCGACTGAAAACCACCCTGATCACCTTTGCCGTGCCGCTGGCCGCCGCGCTGATCTGGCCGAACGGTTTTCTGCTGGCGATTGGTTATGCCGGGCTGGCAGCCACTATCTGGGCGGTGATCACCCCGGCGTTGCTGGCGTATCGCGCCAGGGCGCGTTTCCCGACGGCGCAGGGCTGGAGGCTAAAGGGCGGGCATTTCCCGATGGTACTGGTGCTGCTGTTCGCCGCGTTGAACATTGTCGTGTCGCTGCTCAGCTACGCCGACCTGCTGCCGGTCTACGCCCGTTGA
- the fur gene encoding ferric iron uptake transcriptional regulator: MTDNNTALKKAGLKVTLPRLKILEVLQEPECHHVSAEDLYKRLIDMGEEIGLATVYRVLNQFDDAGIVTRHNFEGGKSVFELTQQHHHDHLICLDCGKVIEFSDESIEARQREIATRHGIKLTNHSLYLYGHCALGDCREDDSLHDK, from the coding sequence ATGACTGACAATAACACCGCATTAAAGAAGGCCGGCCTGAAGGTTACGCTTCCGCGACTAAAAATCCTGGAAGTGCTTCAGGAACCTGAGTGCCATCACGTCAGTGCGGAAGATTTGTACAAACGCCTGATTGATATGGGTGAAGAAATTGGTCTCGCGACGGTCTATCGCGTGCTGAACCAGTTTGATGATGCCGGTATCGTCACGCGTCATAATTTCGAAGGCGGTAAATCCGTATTTGAACTGACCCAACAGCACCACCACGATCATCTGATCTGCCTGGATTGCGGCAAGGTCATCGAGTTCAGCGATGAATCCATTGAAGCCCGTCAGCGTGAAATCGCCACGCGTCACGGCATCAAACTGACCAACCACAGCCTCTATCTGTATGGTCACTGCGCGCTGGGCGACTGTCGCGAAGACGACTCGTTACACGATAAATAA
- the glnS gene encoding glutamine--tRNA ligase: MSEAEARPTNFIRQIIDEDLASGKHSSVHTRFPPEPNGYLHIGHAKSICLNFGIAQDYQGQCNLRFDDTNPAKEDIEFVESIKRDVQWLGFQWSGEVCYSSNYFDQLYQYAIELINKGLAYVDELSPEQIREYRGTLTSPGKNSPYRDRSVEENLALFEKMRNGEFAEGAACLRAKIDMASNFIVMRDPVLYRVKFAEHHQTGNKWCIYPMYDFTHCISDALEGITHSLCTLEFQDNRRLYDWVLDNITIPTHPRQYEFSRLNLEYAIMSKRKLNLLVTEKVVEGWDDPRMLTVSGLRRRGYTAASIREFCRRIGVTKQDNIVEMASLESCIRDDLNENAPRAMAVLDPLKVVIENLPAGHEEMIEMPNHPNKPEMGQRTVPFSREIWIDRADFREEANKQYKRLVLGKEVRLRNAYVIRAERVAKDEAGNITCIFCTCDVDTLSKDPADGRKVKGVIHWVSADHAVPAEFRLYDRLFSVPNPGAAEDFLATINPESLVIRQGFVEPGLKQAEATSPYQFEREGYFCADSVYSSPQKLVFNRTVGLRDTWAKSGE; the protein is encoded by the coding sequence ATGAGTGAGGCTGAAGCCCGCCCAACGAACTTTATTCGTCAGATCATCGACGAAGATCTGGCGAGCGGCAAGCACAGCAGTGTGCATACCCGTTTTCCACCGGAGCCGAACGGCTACCTGCATATTGGTCACGCCAAGTCGATCTGCCTGAACTTCGGCATCGCTCAGGATTATCAGGGGCAGTGCAACCTGCGCTTTGACGATACTAACCCGGCGAAAGAGGATATCGAGTTTGTCGAGTCCATTAAGCGTGATGTGCAGTGGCTGGGCTTCCAGTGGAGCGGCGAGGTCTGTTACTCCTCTAATTATTTTGACCAGCTTTATCAGTACGCTATTGAGCTGATCAATAAAGGTCTGGCCTATGTCGACGAGCTGTCGCCGGAGCAGATCCGTGAATATCGCGGCACCCTGACATCACCGGGTAAAAACAGCCCGTACCGCGATCGCAGCGTGGAAGAGAACCTCGCGCTGTTTGAAAAAATGCGCAACGGCGAGTTCGCCGAAGGCGCAGCCTGCCTGCGCGCCAAAATCGATATGGCTTCCAACTTTATCGTGATGCGCGATCCGGTGCTGTATCGCGTGAAATTCGCCGAGCATCATCAGACCGGCAACAAATGGTGCATCTACCCGATGTACGATTTCACCCACTGCATCTCCGATGCGCTGGAAGGGATCACCCATTCGCTCTGTACGCTGGAGTTTCAGGACAACCGTCGTCTGTATGACTGGGTACTGGATAACATCACCATTCCGACGCATCCGCGTCAGTATGAGTTTTCGCGCCTTAACCTCGAATACGCCATCATGTCGAAGCGCAAGCTGAACCTGCTGGTGACCGAAAAAGTGGTGGAAGGCTGGGACGATCCGCGCATGCTGACCGTTTCCGGTCTGCGCCGTCGTGGCTATACCGCCGCCTCTATCCGCGAGTTCTGCCGCCGTATCGGCGTGACCAAACAGGATAACATCGTCGAAATGGCATCGCTGGAATCCTGTATTCGCGACGACCTGAACGAAAACGCACCGCGCGCGATGGCGGTACTCGATCCGCTGAAGGTGGTGATTGAGAACCTGCCGGCCGGACATGAAGAGATGATTGAGATGCCTAATCATCCCAACAAGCCGGAAATGGGCCAGCGCACCGTGCCGTTCAGCCGCGAAATCTGGATCGATCGCGCCGACTTCCGCGAAGAAGCCAACAAGCAGTACAAGCGTCTGGTACTGGGCAAAGAAGTGCGCCTGCGCAACGCTTACGTGATCCGCGCCGAGCGCGTCGCGAAAGATGAAGCGGGTAACATTACCTGCATCTTCTGTACCTGCGACGTAGATACGCTGAGCAAAGACCCGGCGGACGGACGTAAAGTAAAAGGTGTGATCCACTGGGTATCCGCCGATCACGCGGTACCGGCTGAATTCCGTCTTTACGATCGTCTGTTCAGCGTGCCGAACCCGGGCGCGGCGGAGGATTTCCTCGCCACCATTAACCCGGAATCTCTGGTGATCAGGCAGGGCTTTGTTGAGCCAGGCCTGAAGCAGGCGGAGGCGACGTCGCCTTACCAGTTCGAGCGTGAAGGCTATTTCTGCGCCGACAGCGTCTACTCCAGCCCGCAGAAACTGGTCTTTAACCGGACCGTCGGTCTGCGCGACACCTGGGCGAAAAGCGGCGAGTAA
- a CDS encoding YbgA family protein, translated as MSEKIPVGISACLLGDSVRFDGGHKRLAFATEELAPYVRYEPICPEMAIGLPTPRPALRLVKKEDEVALCFSKTGGEEITSQMHDFAVQKVAGLHHLCGYILCAKSPSCGMERVRIYEPDSNNNRKEGIGIFAQALQREMPWLPMEEDGRLHDDVLRENFVSRVYALHEFNQLWKEGLTAHGLMAFHTRYKLLLLAHSQQEYRKLGPFVAAMHTFDSLEAYATEYRSRLMQLMSHRASRKNHTNVLMHVQGYFRRQLSSAQRQELASLIDRYRQGVQPLLAPITLLKHYMKEYPHEWLSQQRYFEPYPEALRLRYGR; from the coding sequence ATGAGCGAGAAAATACCGGTAGGGATCAGCGCCTGTTTGCTGGGAGACAGCGTCCGTTTCGATGGCGGCCATAAACGTTTGGCTTTCGCTACAGAGGAACTCGCTCCCTATGTCCGCTATGAGCCGATCTGCCCGGAAATGGCGATCGGCCTGCCGACGCCGCGCCCGGCGCTGCGCCTGGTGAAAAAAGAGGACGAGGTCGCTCTCTGCTTCAGTAAGACCGGCGGCGAAGAGATCACCTCGCAGATGCACGATTTCGCCGTGCAAAAAGTTGCCGGGCTGCATCACCTCTGCGGCTATATTCTCTGCGCTAAATCTCCCAGCTGCGGCATGGAGCGGGTGCGTATTTATGAACCTGACAGCAACAACAACCGTAAAGAGGGCATCGGCATCTTCGCCCAGGCGCTGCAGCGTGAAATGCCCTGGCTGCCGATGGAAGAGGATGGCCGCCTGCATGATGACGTGCTGCGGGAAAACTTCGTCAGCCGCGTCTACGCGCTGCATGAGTTCAACCAGCTCTGGAAGGAAGGGCTGACGGCGCATGGCCTGATGGCCTTCCATACCCGTTATAAGCTGCTGCTGCTTGCTCATTCGCAGCAGGAGTATCGCAAACTTGGGCCCTTTGTCGCCGCGATGCACACTTTTGACTCGCTGGAGGCGTACGCAACGGAATACCGTAGCCGCCTGATGCAGCTGATGTCACACCGTGCCTCGCGTAAAAACCACACCAATGTTTTGATGCACGTTCAGGGTTATTTCCGCCGTCAGCTCTCGTCGGCGCAGCGTCAGGAACTGGCGTCGCTGATCGATCGCTATCGCCAGGGAGTACAGCCGCTGCTGGCGCCAATTACCCTGCTTAAGCACTACATGAAAGAGTATCCGCACGAATGGCTGTCCCAGCAGCGCTACTTCGAACCCTACCCTGAAGCGCTGCGCTTACGCTACGGTCGTTGA
- the pgm gene encoding phosphoglucomutase (alpha-D-glucose-1,6-bisphosphate-dependent): MANHPRAGQPAQQSDLINVAQLTSQYYVLQPEKGNAEHAVKFGTSGHRGSAARRSFNETHILAIAQAIAEERKKNGITGPCYVGKDTHALSEPAILSVLEVLAANGVDVIVQQDNGYTPTPAISNAILEHNKAGGAQADGIVITPSHNPPEDGGIKYNPPNGGPADTNVTKVVEDRANQLIQGDLKEVKRLPIDQAWSSGRIQEKDLIQPYVEGLAQVVDMDAIKKAGLKIGVDPLGGSGMEYWKRIAEHYQLDLTIVNDAIDQTFRFMHLDKDGVVRMDCSSECAMAGLLALRDKFDLAFGNDPDYDRHGIVTPAGLMNPNHYLAVAINYLFQHRPQWGDEVAVGKTLVSSAMIDRVVNDIGRKLVEVPVGFKWFVDGLFDGSFGFGGEESAGASFLRFDGTPWSTDKDGIILCLLAAEITAVTGKNPQQHYDELAQRFGAPSYNRLQASATSAQKAALSKLSPEMVSADTLAGDPITARLTSAPGNGAAIGGLKVMTDNGWFAARPSGTEDAYKIYCESFLGAEHREKIEKEAVEIVSAVLKNA, encoded by the coding sequence ATGGCCAATCACCCCCGTGCCGGGCAGCCTGCCCAGCAGAGCGATTTGATTAACGTTGCACAATTAACATCTCAGTATTACGTTCTGCAGCCAGAAAAAGGCAATGCGGAACACGCGGTGAAATTTGGCACCTCAGGCCATCGCGGCAGCGCCGCGCGTCGCAGTTTCAATGAAACTCACATTCTGGCGATCGCCCAGGCGATCGCGGAAGAGCGCAAGAAAAACGGCATTACCGGGCCGTGCTACGTCGGCAAAGATACCCATGCGCTGTCAGAGCCGGCGATTCTCTCGGTGCTGGAAGTGCTGGCGGCCAATGGCGTCGATGTGATTGTGCAGCAGGATAACGGCTACACGCCGACGCCGGCGATCTCCAACGCAATCCTTGAACACAATAAAGCGGGCGGCGCACAGGCTGACGGCATCGTGATCACGCCGTCCCACAACCCGCCGGAAGATGGCGGCATCAAATACAATCCGCCTAACGGCGGCCCGGCCGACACCAACGTCACGAAAGTGGTGGAAGATCGCGCCAACCAGCTGATCCAGGGCGACCTGAAAGAGGTGAAACGCCTGCCGATCGATCAGGCGTGGAGCAGTGGCCGTATCCAGGAAAAAGATCTGATCCAGCCATATGTGGAAGGGCTGGCGCAGGTGGTGGATATGGACGCCATCAAAAAAGCGGGCCTGAAAATCGGCGTTGATCCGCTTGGCGGTTCCGGCATGGAGTACTGGAAGCGCATCGCTGAACATTATCAGCTTGATCTGACCATCGTTAACGACGCTATCGACCAGACTTTCCGCTTTATGCATCTGGATAAAGATGGCGTGGTGCGTATGGACTGCTCGTCCGAATGCGCGATGGCGGGCCTGCTGGCGCTGCGCGACAAGTTCGATCTGGCATTCGGCAACGACCCTGACTACGACCGTCACGGCATCGTCACGCCGGCGGGCCTGATGAATCCAAACCACTATCTGGCGGTGGCGATCAACTACCTGTTCCAGCATCGTCCACAGTGGGGCGATGAGGTCGCCGTCGGCAAAACGCTGGTTTCCAGCGCAATGATCGACCGCGTGGTTAACGACATCGGCCGTAAGCTGGTGGAAGTGCCGGTCGGCTTTAAGTGGTTCGTTGACGGCCTGTTCGACGGCAGCTTCGGCTTTGGCGGCGAAGAGAGCGCCGGTGCCTCTTTCCTGCGCTTCGACGGCACGCCGTGGTCAACCGATAAAGACGGCATTATCCTTTGCCTGCTGGCGGCGGAAATCACCGCGGTCACCGGCAAGAACCCGCAGCAGCACTACGACGAGCTGGCCCAGCGCTTCGGCGCGCCGAGCTACAACCGTCTGCAGGCTTCCGCAACGTCCGCGCAGAAGGCGGCGCTTTCTAAACTGTCGCCAGAGATGGTCAGCGCCGACACCCTGGCGGGCGATCCGATTACCGCACGCCTGACCAGCGCGCCGGGCAACGGTGCCGCGATCGGCGGCCTGAAAGTGATGACCGATAACGGCTGGTTCGCCGCGCGTCCGTCAGGCACTGAAGACGCCTATAAAATCTACTGTGAAAGCTTCCTCGGCGCGGAACATCGCGAAAAAATCGAGAAAGAAGCGGTAGAGATCGTCAGCGCGGTGTTGAAAAACGCCTGA
- a CDS encoding YbfA family protein, protein MYSVYSLPKIILRRTAVLLIGVLALPVMLFRRDRARFYSYLHRIWSKTSSKPVWLAQAEAAGGDFY, encoded by the coding sequence ATGTACTCTGTTTATTCCCTGCCTAAAATTATCCTGCGCCGTACGGCGGTGCTGCTGATCGGCGTGCTGGCGCTGCCGGTCATGCTATTCCGTCGCGACCGGGCGCGTTTTTACAGCTACCTGCACCGTATCTGGAGCAAGACCAGCAGCAAGCCGGTCTGGCTGGCGCAGGCGGAAGCAGCAGGCGGCGACTTTTACTGA
- the fldA gene encoding flavodoxin FldA, with translation MAIVGIFFGSDTGNTENIAKMIQKQLGSDVAEVHDIAKSSKEDLEAFDILLLGIPTWYYGEAQCDWDDFFPTLEEIDFNGKLVALFGCGDQEDYAEYFCDAMGTIRDIIEPNGAVIVGHWPTEGYHFEASKGLADDKHFLGLAIDEDRQPELTNERVDKWVKQIYEELHLQEILEA, from the coding sequence ATGGCAATCGTAGGCATTTTCTTTGGCAGCGATACCGGCAATACAGAAAACATTGCGAAGATGATCCAGAAACAACTCGGTAGCGACGTTGCCGAAGTGCATGATATTGCCAAGAGCAGTAAAGAAGATCTGGAAGCGTTTGATATCCTGCTGTTAGGCATTCCAACCTGGTATTACGGCGAAGCGCAGTGCGACTGGGATGATTTTTTCCCGACGCTGGAAGAGATCGATTTCAACGGTAAGCTGGTGGCGCTATTTGGCTGCGGCGACCAGGAAGATTACGCCGAATATTTCTGCGATGCGATGGGCACCATTCGCGATATCATCGAGCCGAACGGCGCGGTGATCGTCGGCCACTGGCCGACCGAAGGCTACCACTTCGAAGCCTCTAAAGGCCTGGCCGATGACAAACATTTCCTTGGCCTGGCGATTGACGAAGACCGTCAGCCTGAGCTGACCAACGAACGCGTCGACAAGTGGGTGAAGCAGATTTACGAAGAGCTGCATCTGCAGGAAATCCTGGAAGCCTGA